Proteins from a single region of Streptomyces sp. TN58:
- a CDS encoding DUF4192 domain-containing protein, with translation MTNNNASRRPSDRSSSTSPAATAYEPQITLRSPAELADALPYMLGFHPSDSLVMVAVHGEGGRFGGRLRVGIPTAPAEWEDTARQVADCLIRGGERRGAKPDGIVVYLCQEPRGEEGGRGVMTRLRPLAQRIRLACGALDVPVLEALCLSAGRFWSYVCPDERCCPAEGSPLAAVGTSVTAAAATFAGLQVRGSLDEIEGRLAPLRGPVAEEAERALDRAATALMPRILHGATREEVGAETITLAQALMRRMAQAPPAESGPQGDDWDDALLGDDEAASLILGLQDREVRDIAAEWMEGEEAAPALRLWRALARRCVGAYGEHAAAPLTLAGWVSWSTGDEPTARIALGLALRADAEYRFAQLLHHACNEGIDPEGLRQCLREERRRREPRRSRSSAATRPPGRRARTAPRRGPRRTAGSGQ, from the coding sequence ATGACGAACAACAACGCATCCCGCCGCCCGTCCGACCGGTCGTCATCAACCAGCCCGGCCGCAACCGCCTACGAGCCGCAGATCACCCTGCGCAGCCCGGCCGAACTGGCCGACGCACTGCCCTACATGCTCGGCTTCCACCCGTCCGACTCGCTCGTCATGGTCGCCGTGCACGGTGAGGGCGGGCGCTTCGGAGGCCGCCTGCGTGTGGGTATCCCCACCGCTCCCGCCGAATGGGAGGACACCGCCCGGCAGGTCGCCGACTGCCTCATCCGGGGCGGCGAACGGCGCGGCGCCAAGCCCGACGGCATCGTCGTCTACCTCTGCCAGGAGCCGCGCGGAGAGGAGGGCGGCCGGGGGGTGATGACCCGGCTGCGCCCGCTCGCCCAGCGGATCAGGCTGGCGTGCGGCGCGCTGGACGTGCCCGTGCTGGAAGCCCTGTGCCTGTCAGCCGGCCGCTTCTGGTCCTACGTCTGCCCCGACGAGCGGTGCTGCCCCGCCGAGGGCAGCCCGCTCGCCGCGGTCGGCACCTCGGTGACGGCCGCGGCCGCCACCTTCGCCGGCCTCCAGGTCCGGGGCTCCCTCGACGAGATCGAAGGCAGGCTCGCACCGCTGCGCGGGCCCGTGGCCGAGGAGGCGGAGCGGGCCCTCGACCGGGCCGCCACCGCTCTGATGCCGAGGATCCTGCACGGCGCCACGCGGGAGGAGGTCGGCGCCGAGACCATCACGTTGGCACAGGCCCTGATGCGGCGCATGGCCCAAGCTCCGCCCGCCGAGAGCGGCCCCCAGGGCGACGACTGGGACGACGCACTGCTCGGCGACGACGAAGCCGCCTCACTGATCCTCGGCCTCCAGGACCGCGAAGTCCGGGACATCGCGGCCGAGTGGATGGAAGGGGAGGAGGCCGCCCCCGCCCTGCGCCTGTGGCGGGCCCTGGCCCGCCGCTGCGTCGGCGCCTACGGCGAGCACGCCGCGGCCCCCCTCACCCTGGCCGGCTGGGTCTCCTGGTCCACCGGTGACGAGCCGACCGCCCGGATCGCCCTCGGCCTCGCCCTGAGGGCCGACGCCGAATACCGCTTCGCCCAACTGCTCCACCACGCATGCAACGAGGGGATCGACCCCGAGGGGCTGCGGCAGTGCCTGAGGGAGGAGCGGCGCCGCCGCGAACCGAGGCGCAGCCGGTCCTCGGCCGCCACCCGGCCGCCCGGACGGCGGGCCCGGACCGCTCCGCGCCGAGGCCCCCGCCGCACCGCCGGGAGCGGGCAGTGA
- a CDS encoding superoxide dismutase, translating to MARRRFLGIGAAAGAATLIGGAGWGGTAVAAEPDGRSASRAGRPDVLNLPNGFHPAGIGIGPAPYAYFGSLLGGAIYRACLLTGRGKVINPGLGEGYYAVGLQVDGRQRVFVAGGWGRLITVLDGITGKVIETYEVGNADTFVDHVVLTPRAAWFTDSFSGQLFRLPLGPRGELPARDAVATLRLGGEWVQGPSDGLTATGIAATPDGSALLVVNIHAHGGSLFRVDPVTGVARRTDLGGVTLPTTNGILVHGRTLYAPRMNDLAVLRLDPTGHNARLARTVTDARFETPCAAALHGNRLYLPNSRFPQPPEPDLPYNAVALSLPL from the coding sequence ATGGCACGACGACGGTTCCTCGGCATCGGCGCGGCGGCGGGTGCCGCCACGCTGATCGGCGGCGCGGGCTGGGGCGGGACGGCGGTCGCCGCCGAGCCCGACGGCCGGTCTGCGTCCCGCGCCGGCCGGCCCGACGTCCTGAACCTGCCGAACGGATTCCACCCGGCCGGCATCGGTATCGGACCGGCCCCCTACGCCTACTTCGGTTCGCTGCTCGGCGGCGCCATCTACCGGGCCTGCCTGCTCACCGGCCGGGGAAAGGTCATCAACCCCGGTCTCGGGGAGGGGTACTACGCGGTCGGGCTCCAGGTGGACGGCCGACAGCGGGTCTTCGTCGCGGGCGGCTGGGGCCGGCTGATCACCGTCCTCGACGGAATCACGGGCAAGGTGATCGAGACGTACGAGGTCGGCAACGCCGACACCTTCGTCGACCACGTGGTGCTCACACCGCGCGCCGCCTGGTTCACGGACTCCTTCAGCGGCCAGCTGTTCCGCCTGCCGCTCGGCCCGCGCGGGGAGCTCCCGGCGCGCGACGCGGTGGCGACCCTGCGGCTGGGCGGCGAGTGGGTCCAGGGTCCGTCGGACGGCCTCACCGCCACGGGCATCGCGGCCACCCCGGACGGCTCCGCGCTGCTGGTGGTCAACATCCACGCCCACGGCGGCAGCCTGTTCCGCGTCGACCCGGTGACCGGCGTCGCCCGGCGCACCGACCTCGGCGGGGTCACGCTCCCCACGACCAACGGCATCCTGGTGCACGGCCGCACCCTGTACGCGCCCCGCATGAACGACCTCGCGGTGCTGCGCCTGGACCCGACCGGCCACAACGCCCGCCTGGCCCGTACGGTCACCGACGCGCGCTTCGAGACCCCCTGCGCGGCGGCCCTCCACGGCAACCGCCTCTACCTGCCCAACTCCCGCTTCCCGCAGCCCCCGGAGCCGGACCTCCCCTACAACGCGGTGGCGCTGTCACTGCCGCTGTAG
- a CDS encoding NUDIX hydrolase yields the protein MSPYDPSAYPPFAVTVDLVVLTVRRHALCALVVRRGEQPFQGRWALPGGFVRGDEDLAAAAARELSEETGLCAHDPAMPGAGNGAHLEQLATYGDPKRDPRMRVVSVAHLVLAPDLPAPRAGGDANSARWAPVDELLAVGDESTAGLAFDHARILADGVERARSKIEYSSLATAFCPPEFTVGELRRVYEAVWGVALDPRNFHRKVTGTPGFLVPAGGTTTRQGGRPAQLFRAGGATLLNPPMLRPEV from the coding sequence ATGTCGCCCTACGACCCGTCGGCCTATCCGCCCTTCGCAGTCACCGTCGACCTGGTCGTGCTCACCGTGCGGCGCCACGCGCTCTGCGCGCTGGTGGTCCGGCGGGGTGAGCAGCCGTTCCAGGGGCGCTGGGCGCTGCCCGGCGGATTCGTCCGCGGGGACGAGGACCTCGCGGCGGCCGCCGCCCGGGAGCTCTCCGAGGAAACCGGTCTGTGCGCCCACGATCCCGCCATGCCCGGCGCGGGCAACGGGGCACACCTCGAACAGCTGGCCACCTACGGTGATCCGAAGCGCGATCCGCGTATGCGGGTCGTCAGCGTGGCGCATCTGGTGCTGGCTCCGGACCTCCCCGCCCCCCGGGCCGGCGGCGACGCCAACAGCGCCCGCTGGGCCCCCGTCGACGAACTGCTGGCCGTCGGCGACGAGAGCACCGCGGGGCTCGCCTTCGACCACGCCCGGATCCTGGCCGACGGCGTCGAGCGGGCCCGCTCGAAGATCGAGTACTCCTCGCTGGCCACCGCCTTCTGCCCGCCCGAGTTCACCGTCGGCGAGCTGCGCCGCGTGTACGAGGCCGTGTGGGGCGTGGCCCTGGACCCGCGGAACTTCCACCGCAAGGTCACCGGCACCCCCGGCTTCCTGGTGCCCGCCGGAGGGACGACGACCCGTCAGGGCGGCCGTCCGGCCCAGCTGTTCCGCGCCGGCGGGGCGACCCTGCTCAATCCGCCGATGCTGCGCCCGGAGGTCTGA
- a CDS encoding glycogen debranching N-terminal domain-containing protein, with translation MSHPAPPRPTAVPVARRPELPPVHGAVICVAAPCLAISPEHGQLTGQGIDGIYRSGRRLLSRCVLRIGGRDPVAVQGRSLGADRAGFTATVRTGAEPGPDPDIGVERIRHADGTERITLRSFTARPVRLSVELLLGTDLAELASVAAGRAGPELPAAVHAAGLRWSTGEAQAVTTAEPAPEDAVASAGLLRWQLELGPGESRTIALRTTQDRVVRAAAGQVANPLADARAEGDDPRAEAWFRTSVEDLRALLSRDPQEPGDAFAAAGVPWRLGLAPAESLWAARMALPLGTGLAAATLRILARTQTGGSGSGAGKIPGPLRGAGLQLPPACTGTEATLAFPALLAEARLWGMPQDEVALLLPAAERCLAWLRGAFGTDGFLADPDPGPRRCETQAHAHRAAVLGADLLAGCGRPGAEEWRERAAALRERFRDAFWIDGPDGGRPAAALHPDGRPLPRLTGAAAHLLDAGLLSGGRLAPGLLDGVRAEQVARLLGTPAMDCGWGLRSMALKEPGHNPYGHRSGAVRVHESAVAVSGLAAAGFEKEAAGLLRGLMDAAEAFGYRLPEMFAAQQRTAGSVPVPHPAACRPAAVAAAAGVHVLTALAGIRPDAPAGTVALAPLPGAPLGAIRLAGLRVAGEAFAVRVSRLGLAMVEEAADALQLGV, from the coding sequence ATGTCCCACCCCGCACCTCCCCGCCCGACCGCCGTACCCGTGGCCCGCAGGCCCGAACTGCCGCCCGTGCACGGCGCCGTCATCTGCGTCGCCGCGCCCTGCCTGGCCATCTCGCCCGAGCACGGCCAGCTCACCGGGCAGGGGATTGACGGCATCTACCGCTCCGGGCGCCGGCTGCTCTCGCGCTGTGTGCTGCGGATCGGCGGCCGGGACCCGGTCGCCGTCCAGGGCCGCAGCCTGGGCGCCGACCGGGCCGGCTTCACCGCGACGGTGCGCACCGGAGCCGAGCCCGGCCCCGACCCGGACATCGGTGTGGAACGGATCCGCCACGCGGACGGCACCGAACGGATCACCCTGCGCAGCTTCACCGCCCGGCCGGTGCGGCTCAGTGTGGAACTGCTGCTCGGCACCGACCTGGCGGAACTGGCCTCGGTCGCCGCAGGCCGGGCCGGCCCGGAGCTGCCCGCCGCGGTGCACGCCGCCGGCCTGCGCTGGAGTACCGGCGAGGCGCAGGCCGTCACCACCGCCGAGCCGGCACCGGAGGACGCCGTGGCCTCCGCCGGGCTGCTGCGCTGGCAGCTCGAACTGGGCCCCGGCGAATCCCGCACCATCGCACTGCGCACCACCCAGGACCGGGTGGTGCGGGCCGCCGCCGGCCAGGTGGCGAACCCGCTGGCCGACGCCAGGGCGGAAGGGGACGATCCGAGGGCCGAGGCGTGGTTCCGCACCAGCGTCGAGGACCTGCGCGCGCTGCTCTCCCGGGATCCGCAGGAGCCCGGCGACGCCTTCGCGGCGGCCGGGGTGCCCTGGCGGCTGGGCCTGGCACCGGCCGAATCGCTCTGGGCCGCCCGCATGGCACTGCCGCTCGGGACCGGGCTCGCCGCCGCCACCCTGCGCATCCTCGCCCGGACGCAGACCGGCGGGAGCGGCAGCGGGGCGGGGAAGATCCCCGGCCCCCTGCGCGGTGCTGGCCTCCAGCTGCCGCCCGCGTGCACCGGCACCGAGGCGACCCTCGCCTTCCCCGCGCTGCTCGCCGAAGCCCGTCTGTGGGGCATGCCGCAGGACGAGGTCGCCCTGCTGCTCCCGGCCGCCGAACGGTGCCTTGCCTGGCTGCGCGGCGCCTTCGGCACGGACGGCTTCCTGGCCGATCCCGACCCCGGGCCGCGCCGCTGCGAGACCCAGGCCCATGCCCACCGGGCCGCCGTGCTGGGGGCCGACCTCCTCGCCGGCTGCGGACGGCCCGGCGCCGAGGAGTGGCGGGAGCGGGCGGCCGCACTGCGCGAACGGTTCCGGGACGCGTTCTGGATCGACGGCCCGGACGGCGGCCGGCCGGCCGCGGCCCTGCATCCCGACGGTCGGCCACTGCCGCGGCTGACCGGGGCCGCCGCCCACCTGCTCGACGCCGGGCTGCTCAGCGGCGGCCGGCTAGCGCCCGGGCTCCTCGACGGGGTCCGCGCCGAGCAGGTGGCCCGGCTCCTCGGCACCCCCGCCATGGACTGCGGATGGGGGCTGCGGAGCATGGCCCTCAAGGAGCCCGGACACAATCCGTACGGCCACCGCTCCGGCGCGGTACGGGTGCACGAGAGCGCCGTGGCCGTGTCCGGCCTGGCCGCGGCGGGTTTCGAGAAGGAGGCCGCGGGCCTGCTCAGAGGCCTGATGGACGCGGCGGAGGCCTTCGGGTACCGGCTGCCCGAGATGTTCGCGGCGCAGCAGCGGACCGCCGGCAGCGTTCCCGTCCCGCACCCTGCCGCCTGCCGCCCCGCAGCCGTGGCCGCGGCCGCGGGGGTGCATGTACTGACCGCCCTCGCCGGCATCCGCCCCGACGCCCCCGCGGGCACCGTCGCCCTCGCACCCCTGCCCGGCGCCCCCCTCGGCGCGATCCGCCTCGCGGGCCTGCGGGTGGCGGGAGAGGCGTTCGCCGTCCGGGTCAGCCGGCTCGGCCTCGCCATGGTGGAGGAGGCCGCGGATGCGCTCCAACTGGGTGTCTAG
- a CDS encoding nitroreductase/quinone reductase family protein, which translates to MPRHPKESHPAMSFNQSVIDEFRANQGKVGGYFEGSDLLLLTVTGAKSGAEHTVPLGYVRHDDDLLVIGSNLGGPKHPDWYHNVLANPLVQVEVGADSFEAVAVPAEGERRDRLFAHVVAAEPGYGEYQENTSRVLPVVVLERNDPAPGEGPAEIRSLADKLVEVHVWLRGQLRHVSAEVDAYFEAVAAHRGEGDAPAPGLGLQIRQHCLAFCQTLEIHHTGEDAHMFPALAAQNPHLKDVFDRLRTEHVTVARLQHELSALLADIGGADPGRFREDLARMSQELNAHLDYEEESLLPLLSEIPFPPGPPAAA; encoded by the coding sequence ATGCCCCGTCACCCCAAGGAGTCCCACCCCGCCATGTCCTTCAACCAGTCCGTCATCGACGAGTTCCGCGCCAACCAGGGAAAGGTCGGCGGGTACTTCGAGGGCAGTGACCTGCTGCTGCTCACGGTCACCGGTGCCAAGTCCGGTGCGGAGCACACCGTCCCGCTCGGCTATGTGCGCCACGACGACGACCTCCTGGTCATCGGCTCCAACCTGGGCGGGCCGAAGCACCCCGACTGGTACCACAACGTGCTCGCCAACCCCCTGGTCCAGGTGGAGGTCGGTGCCGACTCCTTCGAGGCGGTCGCGGTGCCCGCCGAGGGCGAGCGCCGGGACCGGCTGTTCGCACACGTCGTGGCGGCGGAGCCGGGCTACGGCGAGTACCAGGAGAACACCAGCCGCGTGCTGCCCGTGGTGGTGCTGGAGCGCAACGACCCCGCACCCGGCGAGGGACCGGCCGAGATCCGGAGCCTGGCCGACAAGCTGGTCGAGGTCCACGTGTGGCTGCGCGGGCAGCTGCGGCACGTGAGCGCCGAGGTCGACGCCTATTTCGAGGCGGTGGCCGCGCACCGGGGTGAGGGGGACGCGCCCGCGCCGGGGCTCGGGCTCCAGATCCGCCAGCACTGCCTGGCGTTCTGCCAGACGCTGGAGATCCACCACACCGGCGAGGACGCGCACATGTTCCCGGCGCTCGCGGCGCAGAACCCGCACCTGAAGGACGTCTTCGACCGGCTGCGGACGGAGCACGTCACGGTCGCGCGGCTGCAGCACGAGCTGAGCGCTCTGCTGGCCGACATCGGCGGGGCGGACCCCGGGCGGTTCCGCGAGGACCTGGCCCGTATGTCGCAGGAGCTCAACGCCCACCTCGACTACGAGGAGGAGTCGCTGCTGCCGCTGCTCTCCGAGATCCCCTTCCCGCCCGGCCCGCCGGCCGCCGCCTGA
- a CDS encoding acyl-CoA dehydrogenase family protein, with translation MPQQTRPAPEPALAAGEAVALAAERAEAAEAARALDPDVVRALLDAGFARHFVPVGHGGRGGGFGGLVDAVTAIGASCPATAWCASIALSLSRMAGFLPEEGRKRLWQDGPDVLVVGSVSPRGRALPADGGWQLTGTWPYVSAVEHSDWALVLGLAKTPDAPSERRIFAIPRSAYGIERTWSDIGMRATGSHTLTVDDLHVPGEMSFPVDDLMAGRPSAERAVGGETAQGVPLAAVNGLFFCLPMLGAAEGALAHWSAYAQDRLRAERPGVPGPGRAFYEETLARAAGEVDAARLLLERVAAVADSGREITALETARAQRDCALVADLLVGAVDRLFRASGTAGHSESSPLQRLWRDVHSAAGHIVLQFGPNASAYAAQALPAGPPER, from the coding sequence ATGCCCCAGCAGACACGTCCAGCGCCCGAACCGGCCCTCGCTGCCGGGGAAGCGGTCGCCCTCGCCGCCGAGCGTGCCGAAGCCGCCGAAGCCGCACGCGCGTTGGACCCGGACGTCGTACGGGCGCTGCTCGACGCCGGTTTCGCCCGCCACTTCGTGCCGGTCGGCCACGGGGGCCGCGGCGGGGGCTTCGGCGGCCTCGTCGACGCGGTCACCGCGATCGGGGCGTCCTGTCCGGCCACCGCCTGGTGCGCCTCCATCGCCCTGAGCCTGTCCCGGATGGCCGGATTCCTGCCCGAGGAGGGCCGCAAGCGCCTCTGGCAGGACGGCCCGGACGTTCTCGTCGTCGGCTCGGTCTCGCCGCGCGGCCGCGCGCTTCCGGCGGACGGGGGCTGGCAGCTGACCGGCACCTGGCCCTACGTCAGCGCCGTCGAGCACTCCGACTGGGCGCTCGTGCTGGGCCTGGCCAAGACCCCCGACGCCCCGAGCGAGCGGCGGATCTTCGCCATACCGCGCTCCGCCTACGGCATCGAGCGGACCTGGTCCGACATCGGCATGCGGGCCACCGGCAGCCACACGCTCACCGTCGACGACCTCCACGTGCCGGGGGAGATGTCCTTCCCGGTGGACGACCTGATGGCCGGCCGCCCCTCAGCCGAGCGTGCCGTCGGCGGCGAAACCGCACAGGGTGTACCGCTCGCCGCCGTGAACGGACTGTTCTTCTGCCTGCCGATGCTCGGTGCGGCCGAGGGCGCCCTCGCGCACTGGTCGGCGTACGCGCAGGACCGGCTGCGCGCCGAGCGCCCGGGAGTGCCCGGACCCGGCCGCGCCTTCTACGAGGAGACCCTTGCCCGGGCGGCAGGTGAGGTGGACGCCGCCCGCCTGCTGCTGGAACGTGTCGCGGCGGTGGCGGACTCCGGCCGGGAGATCACCGCACTGGAGACGGCGCGGGCCCAACGGGACTGCGCGCTGGTGGCCGACCTGCTGGTCGGAGCCGTGGACCGGCTGTTCCGCGCCTCCGGGACGGCCGGGCACAGCGAGAGCTCGCCGCTCCAGCGGCTGTGGCGGGACGTGCACTCCGCCGCCGGCCACATCGTGCTGCAGTTCGGGCCCAACGCGAGCGCGTACGCCGCCCAGGCGCTGCCGGCGGGCCCGCCCGAGCGGTAG